A section of the Zymoseptoria tritici IPO323 chromosome 9, whole genome shotgun sequence genome encodes:
- the ASP1 gene encoding aspartyl protease, translated as SSTSRAPTTTASNEDGEATAVPEENESEYLTETTVGGQKVNLNFDTGSADLWVFSSLLSQSALGDHSFYNPNNSDTFESYDGATWQIRYGDGSSASGVVGYDVVDVGGTTVQKQCVELATQLSRAFIADDASDGLLGLGFSTISTVKPVQQKTFFENVMPQLSSPVFTADLEETSGAGTYEFGRIDPAKYHGEIHYTPIDNSDGWWQFDSPSYSVDGQESPCTYCNPAIADTGTSLVYMDTDIVRAYYASVSSAFPDTSQGGWVFDCTETLPSFGLAVGDYMAVINGTDMAYAPLDDGSGMCYGGLQEGPGDVQIVGDVFLKQFFAVFDGGENRFGVALK; from the exons TCTTCCACTTCACGAGCTCCTACAACCACCGCCAGCAATGAGGACGGTGAAGCCACTGCAGTGCCCGAAGAGAACGAATCCGAGTACCTCACAGAGACGACCGTCGGCGGACAAAAAGTCAACCTCAACTTCGATACCGGCTCCGCTGATCT CTGGGTCTTCTCCTCGCTTCTGAGCCAGTCCGCACTCGGCGACCACTCGTTCTACAACCCCAACAATAGCGACACCTTCGAATCATACGACGGCGCAACGTGGCAGATCCGCTACGGTGACGGCAGCAGCGCAAGTGGCGTAGTCGgctacgatgtcgtcgacgttgGCGGCACTACCGTTCAAAAGCAATGCGTCGAGCTCGCCACCCAACTCTCTCGCGCATTCATCGCCGATGACGCCAGCGACGGACTTCTTGGTCTCGGGTTCTCAACCATCAGCACCGTCAAGCCAGTACAGCAGAAAACATTCTTCGAGAACGTCATGCCGCAGCTCTCCTCACCTGTCTTCACCGCCGACCTCGAAGAGACGTCCGGCGCTGGTACCTACGAATTCGGCCGGATCGATCCAGCGAAATACCATGGCGAGATTCACTACACGCCAATCGACAACTCCGACGGCTGGTGGCAATTCGATTCACCAAGCTATTCCGTCGATGGCCAGGAATCGCCCTGCACATACTGCAACCCCGCCATTGCCGACACAGGTACCTCGCTCGTCTACATGGACACTGACATCGTGCGAGCCTACTATGCCTCTGTCTCATCTGCCTTCCCAGACACCTCGCAAGGCGGCTGGGTCTTTGACTGCACGGAGACTCTACCATCCTTCGGCTTGGCGGTGGGAGACTACATGGCGGTTATCAACGGTACAGACATGGCCTATGCCCCTCTCGACGACGGCAGTGGTATGTGCTATGGTGGTTTACAGGAAGGACCCGGAGACGTTCAGATTGTCGGTGACGTGTTTTTGAAGCAGTTTTTCGCGGTTTTTGACGGTGGAGAGAACAGATTCGGCGTCGCTCTCAAG